In a single window of the Trichoderma breve strain T069 chromosome 6, whole genome shotgun sequence genome:
- a CDS encoding domain of kin17 curved DNA-binding protein domain-containing protein — protein MPKAEVGSTKYLGNKLKSKGLQRLRWYCQVCEKQCRDANGFKMHTQSESHVRQMLVVGEDPKKFINQYSDEFLKDFLSLLKTAHGEKQVQINQFYQEYIANKEHIHMNATKWPSLTEFAKYLGKEGICRVEETEKGLHISWIDNSPDALRRQEALRRKEAQDQGDEEIEQRMIREQIKRAQQSAGKRDGEGEEESEDRELKRQDGEKIKLSFGAKPKPEPESKSTEDQPEGPKDAEKNEGTDAAASKEEPKPTKNVFAQAKKNALASGSKKGSVFQQPKKMSEAERIMKEEMERKRPSGSVGFGMPSGKKQRNH, from the exons ATGCCCAAAGCAGAGGTTGGCTCAACCAAGTACTTGGgcaacaagctcaagtcAAAAGGACTCCAGCGCCTGAGATGGTACTGCCAAGTCTGCGAAAAGCAGTGTCGCGACGCCAATGGATTCAAGATGCACACCCAGTCCGAAAGCCACGTGCGACAAATGCTCGTCGTCGGCGAGGATCCGAAAAAGTTCATCAACCAGTATAGCGACGAGTTCCTGAAGGACTTTCTGTCGCTGCTCAAGACGGCCCATGGAGAGAAGCAAGTCCAGATCAACCAGTTCTACCAGGAATATATTGCCAACAAAGAGCACATTCACATGAACGCGACGAAATGGCCGTCGTTGACCGAATTCGCCAAATATCTGGGAAAAGAAGGTATATGCCGGGTGGAGGAGACGGAAAAGGGTCTTCACATTAGCTGGATTGACAACTCGCCCGACGCTCTTCGACGACAAGAGGCGCTGAGGAGGAAGGAAGCCCAGGATCAGGGCGACGAAGAAATCGAGCAGCGCATGATTCGAGAACAGATCAAACGAGCACAGCAGAGCGCCGGGAAACGCgatggagaaggcgaagaggagtCAGAAGACAGGGAACTCAAAAGACAAGATGGCGAGAAAATAAAGCTGTCGTTTGGCGCGAAGCCtaagccggagccggagtcCAAATCTACAGAAGATCAGCCTGAAGGACCAAAAGATGCCGAAAAGAACGAGGGGACAGATGCCGCCGCGTCAAAGGAGGAGCCAAAGCCA ACGAAGAACGTCTTTGCCCAGGCAAAGAAGAACGCGTTGGCTTCAGGGTCGAAGAAGGGTTCCGTATTTCAACAGCCCAAGAAAATGAGCGAGGCCGAGAGGATCAtgaaggaagagatggagaggaagagaccCAGCGGCTCGGTCGGGTTTGGGATGCCTAGCGGTAAAAAGCAGAGGAATCATTGA
- a CDS encoding spt4/RpoE2 zinc finger domain-containing protein, which translates to MSSFVTPGQQRYLRACMVCSIVMTYSRFRDEGCPNCEEFLHLIGSQDQIESCTSQVFEGLITLANPAKSWVAKWQRLDGYVPGVYAIKVSGQLPDEIRSSLEDEYRIQYIPRDGTQTEADA; encoded by the exons ATGTCTAGCTTCGTCACTCCCGGCCAGCAGCGCTACCTGCGCGCCTGCATGGTCTGCTCCATCGTCATGACATACAGC CGCTTCCGCGACGAAGGGTGCCCCAACTGCGAGGAGTTTCTGCACCTCATCGGCTCGCAGGATCAGATCGAAAGCTGCACGTCGCAGGTCTTTGAGGGCTTGATAACGCTGGCCAACCCGGCCAAGTCGTGGGTCGCAAAGTGGCAGCGCTTGGACGGATACGTGCCCGGCGTGTACGCGATCAAGGTCTCGGGCCAGCTTCCCGACGAGATTCGGTCCTCTCTGGAGGATGAGTATAGGATACAATATATTCC GAGAGATGGCACGCAGACCGAGGCCGATGCTTAA